From one Mycolicibacterium sp. HK-90 genomic stretch:
- a CDS encoding MspA family porin, protein MKAFSRVLVAMVTAMAGVIAGLFVGTGTSHAGLDNELSLVDGQDRTLTVQQWDTFLNGVFPLDRNRLTREWFHSGRAKYIVAGPGAEEFEGTLELGYQIGFPWSLGVGINFSYTTPNILIDDGDITGPPFGLESVITPNLFPGVSISADLGNGPGIQEVATFSVDVAGAAGGVAVSNAHGTVTGAAGGVLLRPFARLIASTGDSVTTYGEPWNMN, encoded by the coding sequence ATGAAGGCATTCAGTCGGGTGCTGGTCGCGATGGTGACCGCGATGGCCGGGGTCATCGCGGGGCTATTCGTCGGCACGGGCACTTCTCATGCAGGCCTCGACAATGAACTGAGCCTGGTCGACGGTCAGGATCGGACCCTGACCGTTCAGCAGTGGGACACCTTCCTCAATGGTGTGTTCCCGTTGGACCGCAACCGGCTGACGCGTGAGTGGTTCCATTCCGGCCGGGCCAAGTACATCGTGGCCGGGCCGGGTGCCGAGGAGTTCGAGGGCACCCTGGAGTTGGGCTACCAGATCGGTTTCCCCTGGTCGCTGGGTGTCGGGATCAACTTCTCCTACACCACCCCGAACATCCTGATCGACGACGGTGACATCACCGGTCCTCCGTTCGGTCTGGAGTCGGTGATCACCCCGAACCTGTTCCCGGGTGTGTCGATCAGCGCGGACCTGGGTAACGGCCCGGGTATCCAGGAAGTGGCGACCTTCTCGGTGGATGTGGCCGGTGCGGCCGGTGGTGTGGCGGTGTCCAACGCCCACGGCACGGTGACCGGTGCGGCCGGTGGTGTGCTGCTGCGTCCGTTCGCCCGCCTGATCGCCTCCACCGGTGACAGCGTCACCACCTACGGCGAACCCTGGAACATGAACTAG
- a CDS encoding zf-TFIIB domain-containing protein, whose product MSIPPYEPPKSSPSPGVGNTLLCPKCAGVMKTYERNGIHLEQCDTCRGIFLDFGELEALTQMENRFVQAPPPPAPPAHSGGYHQGYSDYGPGWGHRGNKHYRKQGFGRLFFSS is encoded by the coding sequence ATGAGCATCCCGCCATATGAGCCCCCGAAGTCCAGCCCGTCACCCGGTGTCGGCAACACATTGCTGTGTCCGAAGTGCGCCGGGGTCATGAAGACCTATGAGCGCAACGGCATCCACCTGGAGCAATGCGACACCTGCCGCGGCATCTTCCTGGACTTCGGTGAGCTCGAGGCGCTGACTCAGATGGAGAACCGGTTCGTCCAGGCGCCGCCGCCACCGGCACCACCGGCGCATTCGGGCGGCTACCACCAGGGCTACTCGGACTACGGACCGGGCTGGGGACACCGCGGCAACAAGCACTACCGCAAGCAGGGATTCGGGCGGTTGTTCTTCTCCAGCTGA
- a CDS encoding phosphotransferase family protein translates to MEPDQRHRADACPAALISRETGGVQTRSGADITVRGDVVHKLHRPGTDPRALRVRLRAAGRIDALVSPLSEVPDPVDGRWLTRWPRIETLAVQPESVPWVDIGRLLAALHAEPVTGRFPPHGWPARLRRAVERARRRGAPVVLRAAAGLPDVAWRPGSTDRPHRLVHGDFHLGQVGRRDGCWQLIDVDDLGLGDPAWDLARPAGFWAAGFIPDADWLRFIDAYREAGGPALPPGDPWPVLEPFARAAVIQAAANDPDDDLLTAACARMPQLEKNNRPNPCLR, encoded by the coding sequence GTGGAACCGGATCAACGTCACCGTGCGGATGCCTGCCCCGCGGCGCTGATCTCGCGCGAAACTGGAGGTGTGCAGACCCGGTCCGGTGCAGACATCACGGTGCGCGGCGACGTCGTGCACAAGCTGCACCGGCCGGGCACCGATCCGCGGGCACTGCGCGTGCGGCTGCGCGCCGCCGGCCGAATCGACGCCTTGGTGAGCCCACTGTCTGAGGTGCCCGATCCGGTGGACGGCCGCTGGCTTACTCGCTGGCCGCGGATCGAAACCCTTGCGGTGCAACCGGAATCGGTTCCCTGGGTCGACATCGGGCGGCTGCTGGCCGCGCTGCATGCGGAACCGGTCACGGGGCGTTTCCCGCCGCATGGCTGGCCGGCCAGGTTGCGGCGTGCGGTCGAGCGCGCTCGACGCCGGGGTGCCCCGGTGGTGCTGCGGGCCGCGGCGGGCCTGCCCGACGTCGCGTGGCGCCCCGGATCGACAGACCGGCCACACCGTCTGGTCCACGGCGACTTCCACCTGGGGCAGGTGGGCCGGCGGGACGGGTGCTGGCAACTCATCGACGTCGACGATCTCGGATTGGGTGATCCCGCTTGGGATTTGGCGCGCCCGGCGGGATTCTGGGCCGCCGGGTTCATTCCGGACGCCGATTGGCTGCGGTTCATCGACGCCTACCGGGAGGCCGGCGGACCGGCGTTGCCGCCCGGGGATCCGTGGCCCGTGCTGGAGCCGTTCGCCCGGGCCGCCGTCATTCAGGCCGCCGCCAACGATCCCGACGACGACCTGCTGACGGCGGCCTGCGCCCGGATGCCTCAGCTGGAGAAGAACAACCGCCCGAATCCCTGCTTGCGGTAG
- a CDS encoding carboxymuconolactone decarboxylase family protein — MTQTLESAPTIDRLKIYKTSPELYDAMMTLSNAAAKDVDATIGELIKIRASQINHCAFCLDMHTHDARKQGETEQRLALIAAWQEAGDLFTEREQAALALTEAITELGNGHVPDGVYARAAAAFTERELGQVIAMAVTINAWNRINVTVRMPAPRR, encoded by the coding sequence ATGACACAGACACTCGAATCCGCCCCCACCATCGACCGGCTCAAGATCTACAAGACGTCACCAGAGCTCTACGACGCGATGATGACGTTGTCGAACGCGGCCGCCAAGGACGTCGACGCCACCATCGGTGAGCTCATCAAGATCCGCGCGTCCCAGATCAACCACTGCGCGTTCTGCCTCGACATGCACACCCATGACGCCCGCAAGCAGGGTGAGACCGAGCAGCGGCTGGCGCTCATCGCGGCCTGGCAGGAAGCCGGGGATCTGTTCACCGAACGCGAGCAGGCCGCGCTGGCGCTGACCGAGGCCATCACCGAGCTGGGCAACGGCCATGTTCCCGACGGCGTCTACGCCCGCGCCGCCGCGGCCTTCACCGAACGCGAACTCGGCCAGGTGATCGCGATGGCCGTAACCATCAATGCGTGGAACCGGATCAACGTCACCGTGCGGATGCCTGCCCCGCGGCGCTGA